TGGGATCAAGCACTTGATATTATACTACAAACAAATAAGCTCGGTATGGTTCAGGTTGGGAATATTATTCGGATAGCCCCATTATCAGAACTAAGGAAGGAAGAAGAGGCTCAACTCGAATCTAAACAAAAACAGGAAAAACTTGAAGCGCTCGTTACAAGAATTATTCCCGTTAATTATGCAAAAGCTTCAGACTTGGCTGCACAGGTAAAAACCCTTCTAACTTCGAGAGGCAGTGTAAATATTGACACAAGGACCAATTCAATTATTGTTAAGGATGTCCCGAAGGTTGTGAGCGAATCTGAGCAGCTTGTTAAAGCTCTTGATCTTCAGACACCGGAGGTTCTTATTGAAGCGAGAATTGTTGAGGCTAATACGAATTTTTCAAGACAACTTGGAGTGCAATGGGGCGGTACTTACAACGCAAGTCCTGCTTATGGTAATGCAACAGGGCTTTCTTTCCCAAACACTATTGGTATTAGCGGACCAATCAATAAAGCGTCCTCAACCGGTGTGCCTAATCCTTTAACAGGCGGTGTAGGCTCGAGCGGTAGTAATTTTCTTGTAAATCTTCCTGCAGCAGTAGGTGTTGGTAGTGGCGGTGGTATAGGTATGACGTTTGGTAACCTCACGAATAGTTTCTTACTGGATCTACAATTAAGCGCTATGGAACAAACCGGTGAAGGTAAGATCATATCAAGCCCTAAGGTAACAACACTCGATAATACTCAGGCAAAGATTCAGCAAGGTTTATCAATACCATATCAGACAGTTTCTCAGATGGGTACGCAGACCCAATTTATAGATGCAGTGTTAAGTCTTGAAGTCACCCCACATATAACTGCCAATGGCAGCATTATAATGAAGATTCAGGTGGAGAATGATGCACCTAATACATCAATACTCAGCGCCGGCGGTGTCCCGAGTATATCAAAGAAAGAAGCTAATACGCAAGTTTTGGTAAAGAATGGAGAAACTACTGTGATTGGAGGGATCTATCAAATGTCGCGTTCAAAAACGGTATCGGGTGTCCCGTGGTTCTACAAAATCCCTATTATAGGTTGGTTATTTAAGAATACTTCATCAACAAATCAAACTACCGAACTGATAGTGTTTATTACACCGAGAATAGTTAATCAATAATGATTCGGTATTTTACTGGCGGGGAATCCCATGGTAAAGGGCTGATTGCCATAATTGATGGATTCCCTGCGGGTCTTTTTGTTGATGTTAATGAAATCAACTCACAACTATCCAAAAGACAAAGCGGTTATGGTAGAGGGAAAAGGATGTTAATCGAGGGAGATCGGATTATTCTTTTATCCGGCGTAAGAGGCGGGTATACGTTGGGATCACCCATATCACTGTACATAGAGAATAAGGACTTTATCAACTGGCAGGATATTATGGATCCAGATATAGCCTCAGAAAAAAAACTTGTTTCCCTTCCGAGACCAGGACATGCCGATCTATCCGGCGGGATCAAATATAACCATCACGATTTAAGGAATGTTCTTGAAAGGGCAAGTGCGAGGGAAACCGCTATCAGAACTTCGGTAGGAAGCCTTTCTAAATTATTATTAAAAGAACTTAATATAGAACTTTATAGCTTTGTTGTATCTATTGGTGACATAAATATAGATCAAGATATTCTTCCTCAAAAATCACTCGGCAGCAAATACCTTAAAAAGCTAAACAGGCTTATAGCAGCGGATCAACATATGTTATGGATGCCTGATACTAAGGCAAGTCTCAATGCTGTAAAAAAAATTGAAGGTGCGAAGAAGAACGGTGACACTCTTGGAGGTGTATTTGAAATCAGGGCAACAAATGTACCTCCCGGTATAGGCTCTTATGTGCAATGGGATAGAAAACTCGATGCAAGAATAGCGATGGCACTTATGAGTGTGCAGGCAATAAAAGCAGTAGAGGTGGGGGATGGTTTCAAAAATGCGTTTAAATATGGCTCGGATGTGCATGACGAGATTTTTTATAAAGGTAACTATGGATTTTTCAGAAAAACGGATCGGGCTGGCGGCATAGAGGGCGGAGTGACAAATGGTGAAGAGCTAATAGTGAGGGCTTACATGAAGCCTATATCTACACTCTATAAACCGCTTAAAAGTGTGGATGTTGTAACGAAGGAACCGGGCAATGC
The genomic region above belongs to Deltaproteobacteria bacterium and contains:
- the aroC gene encoding chorismate synthase, yielding MIRYFTGGESHGKGLIAIIDGFPAGLFVDVNEINSQLSKRQSGYGRGKRMLIEGDRIILLSGVRGGYTLGSPISLYIENKDFINWQDIMDPDIASEKKLVSLPRPGHADLSGGIKYNHHDLRNVLERASARETAIRTSVGSLSKLLLKELNIELYSFVVSIGDINIDQDILPQKSLGSKYLKKLNRLIAADQHMLWMPDTKASLNAVKKIEGAKKNGDTLGGVFEIRATNVPPGIGSYVQWDRKLDARIAMALMSVQAIKAVEVGDGFKNAFKYGSDVHDEIFYKGNYGFFRKTDRAGGIEGGVTNGEELIVRAYMKPISTLYKPLKSVDVVTKEPGNAAVERSDICAVPAASVVGEAVIAIELANAIMEKFGGDSIIELKRNYKSYLSYMEKY